The DNA region TTCTCCGTCAGCTTCTCTAAATGGCTGTATCAAGCGCTCTGCAATTAAGTCAAAATGGGTATGGAACCCCGTTGTAGACGTTGTTAACCCGCTCTTCAAAGTAAGGAGGGGATTGGCCGTCATTTCTGAAACTCTTTCGCTGCCCCATGGATCGCCGATGATCTGCCGGCAGATCAAGACAGCCAAGACTGTTCCTGTCCATCGCAGTACATGACGGAAACTCCACCACAGCCAATCTCGATCCAATCGAACTCCCAGGCAAAGTGGGGCGAAAAGGGCGAACATCGCTACGGGTTCGACCATGAGAAGCCCCATCGCGAGAAAGAGTATAAATAGAATACTTCGTCCGCGTAACGCCGCCAAGGCTGCAAGCAGGCAGGTTGTTACAGCGAGTTCGAAGTTATAAGCGTAAACCAGCGAGTTTTGAACGGTATCAACTGGGGCAAGAAGATAAAATCCTGCTGAGCTCCAGGCAATCAATGGCGGGTGATACGCTTTGAGTAACCGGTAGATCAATACCCCGTTGGTTGAAGCAATTAGGAATCCCGCAAAATGGAGGCCGACCACGCCGCCCAAGCTGTAAACGATGTAGGGAAGCAGGGAAAGATTCACTCCCATGCCCAAGGGGCGACCTTGTGGCCACTTGGTGAGGCACCATTTGAAATGGTCGATTGCTTCGTTCCAGCTACGATTGATCACTCCACCGAAAAAAGCATGGTCATCGCCATAGAAACCGAATTCAGCGAAACGACGAAAGTAAGCGAGGAATACCATGACCACCATGCCGGCCACCGGCCAAAATGTACTGCGACGGCAAAAGATTCCAGAAAGACTGAATGAAGGCATGTGAGCTGGGTAAAACGGCAGTCGCTTTGGGCAATCGCGGGTTTGGGAATTAGTTAAGGCTTCGAGCTAGCGGAATGCCGTGAGTGCGGTCTTTGCCGGATTTTGGAGGTCTTTTCGGATAAGAAAGGCCGCATCAGGCAGCATGCGAACCAGCCGGTAGGGTCTATCTGAAGTTTTCTCAGCATCCAATTCAACGGCTTTAGCGAAAGCATCTCTAGCCTTTAGGAATCCTTCATAGTTAGCCGAAGTAGCACTCGGCAGCGGAATTTTGCCGGAAATGTATCCGAATTGCCACTTCTCGCTTAGTATTATAGCATGAAACTGCCGATCCCATGCTGCGAATGGTTCCCATACGGGCTCAATAACGAGTCCTGGTTGTGAGTCGGGCAGGAAAAGAAAGGGATCGTAGGCTATTCGTAAAGTCTCTGACGGGTGATCGCGTCGATGGGTATCCGCAATCGCCTCAATGATGAAGAGTGCTTCCCTATAAGTAGCCAAACCGCTTTGAAAGACTGGATCATCTGTGCGCTTGGCCAGAAGGTCGAATTGCTTGAGCGCTGCCCGATTGCTCATTATCAAGGCAGGCAAGGCCGCCGAGCAAGCGATGATGATGACGGTGAGATTCAATGCTTTGTATCTTCGCTCGGTTGAGCTGGCACGTATCAAGTATTCTCCAGCAAGAACAACTCCGAGAACCGCCAGCATTTCTGCGGGATGCAGATAGAATCCCCACAGCCGTTTGACTAACATGATAATCGGTACTCCTAGCGCCGTCGCCATGAAGAGCAGCACCAGAGGGCTTTCTGCGGCTACCAGATCTTTCCAACTTTTCCATTTGCGAGCCATGGCGATGATGGCGGCTAGGAGTAGCCCGATTACCACCAAAACCATTAATCCGATTGCAAAAGCTGACGCGTAACTTCTCACCGCATCGCCGCCAAAAATGGAGCGAAGCCAAGTCAAGGGTGTCACTTGAGCATCGTCACTCCCATGCCCTGTAGCTTGAAAAGTCCACTGTAGATAAGATTGGAGCCGGCTCGGTGTTGGCCAGAAAAGCATGGGAACGGCGAGACACCATCCAAAGACAAAGGCGAAAGCTGCCTGCACTCCTGCACGAATATGTTTAAGCGGAGATTCACGAGTTTGCAGGACTGCAAGAAGTCCGGCAGCTGCGCATAGTGGTAACGCAGAAATCTTGGTGCCAAATGTCAGGCCGAGAAAAAGCCAGTGCCAGCCGAACCCGTATTGTCGGCGAACCGCCAATGCCAGGAAAACGGCGAGAAACAGCATCTGCAGCGGTTCAGGCTTGGGCTGAGTAAGATAGTAATCGGTGAAGGGGAGACTGGTGAGTACAACCAGAGCGACAAACCTGCCTTGCCAACTGCGCAGCAATGTCAGGCACAGGAGGACGTAGCTTCCGAGCAAGAAGACGACCTGGGCACTACGCATGGCGACGATCAGTCCCGCATCGCCCCAAATACGATAGGGTATCGAGGAAATCAGGGCCGTGGCGTTGTAGAATATGCGACCATAACGATGATCCCCTCCGTCGGACACTGCCCACCAGAACTGCTCAGAATCAGGAGCGGTCAGGATGCGCTTAACCCCATCGAATGGGATCATCTCGTCCATGAAAAGGAATGGGCGTCCGACGATGAGGTCGGAGTTCGCGTAGGTGGCGATTCCAGCCACGTAAACCAACCAAAGCCAAAAGCTGATCTGAGTCAGACGTGAAGTCCAAGTCAGGTTTTGGCACAGTGGCAGTGAATGGCCCTGACTTGTTTCAGTAGCCGCTCCAATGGGCCGATTCATGTGGCGATTGATTCAGTCGTTACAGGTGCTGCAAGTGCATTCATCCATGTCGTAGCATGCGAAAGTGCGGTCATTACTGCGGATGGTTGAAAACTCAGTTTTCGCATTTGTGCGGCATATGCAGGAATGTCTGCTGGCCGGCCCCAACGTTCCGGGCAAACGAGACATGTGGAAAAGCCTTGAAGGGCGGCGACAGTTTTGTGGTCAAGCGGCAGTCGTGTATTTGAGTCTATCCAGACCCAGTCGATCTTCGTGTGATAATTAAGCACAGTTTCTATCGCTTCATCTTCTGAGTAACGCATGGCGATGCGCCGTTCTCCTGCGCGACTTGCCCGGTAAATGTAGGGGAACTCTACATCGAGTAGAAAGAACCGTTTGATCCCTCGCGCTTCTACGAGCCGGATGACTTCGGCCTCAATGCCTGCCTCTTTAATATTTAGTACGAGCAGACCGTGTTGATAGCCATCTAACCAATCCGTGAAGTATTCGCCGCCTTTGAATGGGTCGTGGTTTAGCACGAGCTTACTCCCTTCGGCTCGAAGATCGATCTCGGCTCCGAAGTGACGGGGAATGTCCGCAAGTCGCGCGCGTTCGTTGACGCGATGGATGACAAGTTCTGGGCGGGGTATGTTCATAGCTTGCCAGTCCGGATATCGCGGCGCAGTTGACCGATAAAGGCCCACGTGCGTTTGATGAGTTTCCATTTCAAGCGGAGCGAGCCAGCGCCTCCCTTGGCCTCGCCAAATGTGCGGCGTGCGAAGACCACCGGCATGCGCTCTATCGAATAGCCGAGACGACGGCCTAGGAAGAGCATGTAGAGATCGAGCGAGAAATCATGAGGAGGATTTTTCACTTCATCGAAAAGAGCCCGAGGGAAAAGCTTGGGCTGTGCGTTTACGTCACTTACTCGGATGCCAAGTGCGAGGCAGGAAAGCAGGGTCATTCCTGCGGTGAAAAAGGCATCGAACGCATTACGTCCTACACGTCTTCCTTGCAGAATTGTCCGGTCAGGCCGGGGACTTGCGATCAGGCGTTTGAAGCCTTCGACCACATAGTGCGGGTCATATTGTGAGTCGGCATGGGTCCAGCCAATGAATTTTCCCTGCGTGGCACGCAGACCCGCGAGGATTCCGAAACCGTAGCCTTGATTGACCGTCACATCGACCAATCGCGCCCACTGACGCCCAGGCTGTGCGAGCTGAATTGCGAAGATGTCACTGGAGTTATCCTTGGATCCGTTATTAACGAATACGACTTCAAGATCATTACGTCCCTCCAGGACTTCATCGAAACGAGAAAATAGCTGAGGCAGGGTTTCGCTTTCGTTGTAGCAAGGAAGAACGACTGAAAAGACGGGAGTCATCGACATGGCGGCGCTCGATTCGATCAACGTTTTTCAAGTACGATCTGACGCTGAAGTGCGAAGTGCTGCGGGGCGATTGCGCAGAGCAGTCCATCCAAGGCGTTAACCAACCCCAAAAATACTTTTGGGAGATTGATGGTTTTGGTCTTTGCGATTACTCCACCTGACAATGGAAACAGCATGAACTCGGTGAATTTTTTGTGCGTTATCTTGAAGGCGGTTTGCTCTCGTTCAAACCGCGCTTGATCGTCGAATAGGATGCGCGGTATGGCGCAGTTGGCCGACCAAAGATCACGGGGGTCGTTGCAGATCACATCGAAGGAGAACACATCAGGTTCGAAACTATAGCCCTCGTGGCGCATAGCCCGTAAAATAGCTCTCATGGCAAGCGAGGTGTTGATCTCTTGAATAATTATCCGGCCGCCTGGTTTGAGCACTCGCTGGCATTCCTTAAAAAATTGAGCCGGTGTCGCGAGATGATGAATCATGTTACTGGAGACGATGTAGTCGAGAGAGGCGTCAGCGTAAGGCATGTTGAGCGCATCGACTTTGACCTCCACCCACGGGTGATCTGCGTAGTCTGTCAGAATGAAATCAGGCGCGACTATAAAGAGTTTGGAGAGTCCCGTTCCGCAGCCTACTTCGATGCCTGATTCGCCGGGGCGAATGAAATCATTCATCCATTCGAATCGTTTGCGTAAGAGGTAGGTTAGATTGGAGGGCCGGTATTTGAGGTAGTTTTCTCTGGCTCTGACGACGTCACCGACGTGGTTCATTCGGTTGGCGTTGGGATCGGGAAAATACGGCTTACGGAGTAATAATTTATCTATCATGAACGTCGGTGTGAGAGTTTAGCTGTGACTTAAAAAGTAGCCGCGCCAGTAGTTGTATGTGTCGAGGTCTCGGGGCGTGCCCCAGCAAATGTAGCGGTCAACTTCAAAGGGGAGTCCATGAGCGCCGCGTGAGAGGGCAAAGTTGATGGCGTTATCGACGTAGAATTCGTTTTTGATGCGGGAATTTGCGCGAATCATGTCGTCGCACGCATCGAGGAACAGACCTGCTCGGCGAAAACTGAAAGCTCCGATCACTGCATGATCCTTCATGGGGGTATCGCTCAGCGGAACTTTGACGGAAACTCCTGTGATTTGTCCGTCTTCGCCCGTCTTTACCCAGCCGTACATGCGCGGATCTTGCTGCACCGCCGGATTGTTCCGAAATGTCCAGACGAGGAAATCGCTGCGCGGATCGCGCATCACCCGTTCGTAATCAGCCGGAGCCCATGTCATGGCGTTGTCGCAGGCGCCGATGTGAAGCTCATCATCGGGGCGCAATTCATCGCGCGCGAGCAGGCAGGTGCAGGCCTGGCCTTCGGTCAGATGATCGACGGTTATGACGATGCAGGGCTGGAAAAGTTTTTGGAGCGTGAGGTCGATCCTCGCTTGGGCGATATGCTCGGCACGGCAGACAAAAATCCAGAGATCCGGTTTGGGAAGGCTGCGAGCGGCATGGACGATCATGGGTAGTCCGCCGACATCGATCAGCGGCTTGGGCACTGTGTAACCAGCATCGACGAAACGCTGACCAGCGCCGGCCATGGGGATGAGATTTACGCGTCGCGGCATAATCAAAAGAGCAGATGTCAGCCCGCAGTCCCGGTCAGGGCAAGTTCGGTCAATCGGTTATGATGATCTGCCATGACCTGCCAGATGGAGATGGTGTTCACGTGTAATTCGTGGATGGGCGAGCCGTTCATCAAGCTGGCGAGCAGTGGATCGTTCGCAGGCAGGCGCGGTGAGCCGATCGTGAAATGGGGAATCCAATGAGGCCCTACAAAGGGAAAACCGAAGTGTTTAAGGCTGCTGGCAAACGGTTCGCGATCGGCAAGCGGGTGCTGGAGGGACGAGGACTCGCGGAAAGGCGCGACGACTTCAGCTATGGTTAGCTGCAATCGGAGGAGCTCTGGGGAGAGTTTAACACGGTAAGCAACGGTGTGACCGCCTGCCGCCTGGAGATCGTTGGGGAATTCCTGCCAGGCATCGGTTGCGAGCCGGAAGGGAGGGAGGGAGTTGACGGCCGCTCGTAATTTCCCGGTCCAGATTTCAGGGGAGCCATACTCGCCAAACAGCAGGGTGCTGTGTGGTGGGTGGCTTGTGTAGGCTTGCCCGGGCATCGCCAGCTCGAGGATTTTTTTTCGTTCGATCAGCGAGGTGCGAAGCGTGCCTTGTGGCTCGATGAAGATGGCGGTTCGCGGGAGGTTCATATGCGGTGCGCGACGAGCGCATCGGTGATGCGCGCCACTTGTTCTGGGGTCAGGTCGAGATAGCTGCGGCCATCGAGGCGAAGCAGCGCAACCGTCTCCAGGTGATCAACCGGGATCAGGTGCCACTGATGACGTGGGATATTCAGCCCTGCGCCCAGCAGGCAGCGAAGGACGACATTGTGGGAAACGACAAGCGATGGGCGTTCATCGAGACCGGCAATGAACGACTGCAAGCGTTCGTGAACATCGCTGGTATTTTCGCCCCCCGGAAAGCGTGGGTCTTCGTGGCGGGACCAAGCGGCGAAAAGTTCCGGACGCTCTGTGCGGAGTTTTGCGATGCTGAGTCCTTCTGCCGAGCCATAATCTATTTCGTGAAGGCGTGGATCGACCTCGATGAAGACTGCAGGCGCGAGCGCTGCAGCGGTTGTCTGGCAGCGTATCGCCGGGCTGGAAAAAATGCGGGAAGGGCGCGCAGCCAATGGCGGAGGAAGCGTGAGAATGCCGGGATCGCGCCGCTGCCCTAGAAAGGAGCCATCGTTGAGGGCGGTTTTCCCGTGGCGTAGGAAGAGATGACGGGTGGCGCGCCGTTGCCAGGTATCATTGAGATGGTCGGCGAAGGCCGTGATAAACTCCCGGGTGTGGCTGATGGTATCGACGGGGAAGCTGCACTCCCGCTCCTGTTTGATCGCCGCAATTTTCGAGAACCACTCGATGAAGGGAATGCAGGCGGGAAGATAATCCCTCCAGAAGGCGAAGAACTCCTGTTGCGACAGCTTGTGGTTACGACCGGCAACCAACTTGGCGTAGTTCGCTACGAGATTATTGACGATATGGTAGGCGTATTCGCCTTGGTGGCGTGGGTCTAGGTTCAGTCGCTCGGCTTGCTCGCAGCAGCCTGAGGAGGAAAATTCGTAACGGCGAAAGCTGATGGAGCCGGCGGCGAGATCATCGAGGTAGTTGTTGAGGCTCCGGCGAGCATCAAGAAAATGCCGGGGAAAAAGCGCGAGGACAGGATAGATGTCGCGTAGTGATGAACCGAGTACATGCGTGCTGCGTTCCCAGTCGAGGCAGGTGAACGGACTTTTCAGGACGTGCTCACGATGCCCCTGGAGATCGTAAATCATGAGGTGGACAACCACCAGGCCGGGTTCGTCGAATTTGAGCGGACCGAAGGTGTCGTTGATGCGCAGCTGGTGGGAGGGGAGTCCGAGCAAGGCTGGCGAAATAGCTGTAGTGGCCTTGCGGCACGCCGAGAAAATTTCCTCGGTCAACGCGTCGACGATCACGATGACGTCGATGTCGCTGATTCCGGTGAGTCCGGGCTTTTCAACGAAGGAGCCCGTGAAGGTGACCGAGCGGATGCCCGGAATTTCCCCGAGGCTGAGGGCGAGCGCGGAAGCGAAGGTCTGCTTGGAGGAATCGGTGAGGGTGATGCGGTTAGACAGCCTCATGATTATTGGAGGTCTGCAGGCGCATGATCTGACGGGCTGGATTTTCCGCCATGAGTACAGATGACCCTGAGACGACGAATTCCACGTTGAGCAGGTGGACGTTTTTTTCGTTCACGCCTCCATCGATGCAGATTTTGAAGTGAGCGCGTCCAGACCACTTGTTGATGGCTTCAATTCGTTCAAGGGCTTCGATCTGGAAGCTCTGGCCTGACTGGCCGGGCCGGGCGATGGTGAGCAGCATCAGCAGGGTGATGCGGTTGAGAAAGGGAGTGGCCGCATCGAGGGTGGTTGCATGAGTCAGCGCGAGTCCGGGCTGCCGTCCTGCGTCCTCGATGGTTTTAAGCACCTGCGCCAAGTCTTCATCGATTTCATGATGTACGATCACCGTATCGGCGTAGGGCAGAACTTCAGACAGCCATCGTGTGGGGCGGCGGGTCATCAGGTGGACATGGATTTTGCGCTGTGGCCAGTAAGCTCGAATAGTCTCCAAGCGGTAGGAGCGTACATCGGTGTCGGAAGCGCCGAAGGAGGCGTCGATGAGATCGACGTGAATGAAGTCGGGGAACTCGCCGATTTTCTCCCGGATGCCACGGATGTCTTCCACGCCGTTTGCGTAAATGGCCACGCCCACCTGCTTGCGATCAGCGAAGGAATACCGGCGGTGCAAAATATACCCGAATGAAAACAAAACTGCCGAAACCCCGAAACGGGCTTGTTCGTAGCTCCAGCCGAGATCGAGCAGCTGTGTCCGGAAAGCGTAGTTGAGAAGTGCGGACAATCCGGAGATGCCGGCAAAATACAGCAGTGCGCGGTTCCTCTTCGCGACTGGAACCTTGAAGTTGAACCTGACGTTCATCCAGTAGGCAAAGAGCACGCTGATCGTAAGCCCGCAGGATTGGGAGGCGAGCAGCGGAAGGCCCAGGTAGTGAAGTCCCCGCAGCAGGAGGATTTCGATCCAAAGCGACGTCACCCCGAAGACTATGTAAACGAGCAGAAATCGATGACGGTAGAGACGAAATTGCAGTCCGGCGTAGAAGGAAGGTGCGAGGACGTCTTTCATGGCGTGGCTGTGACATTCAGCCTCACGGACTCTGCTGATGACACCCGGTTCATGTGGATGAGTCTTATGTGATGCACCGAAGGCGGACGACGAGTTCGTTCACTCCGCCGGCTAGTTGAGTGTCCGTGCAATCAGGGGGCCGTCCAATAGACGTTCGCAGAGAAGGCGCGGCCGAAGTCTTCGTAGCTATCTTTGGTGATCGGCTTCCAGCTGGCTTCATACGCCTGTTTGGACATGGCGTAGGTGTCGGGATTCGCGTCGATCTCGGCCAATGGCACGAAGCGGGTCAGCGGGGAGGCGTTGGCGTAGAGATACGGGATAAGCCCATTCACCCAAGAGCGGCCGTTTTTGCGGAGGATGGCGTCGAAGCAGTGGAAAGAAGGACGGCCGGGCTTCAGGATGCGATTGATGTCTTTAAGGACATTGACGCGGATATTTGCGTCTTCGGGGGTGTGCTCCAATGCAGAGATCGAGAAGACAAAATCGAAATGGCGGTCGGGGAGCTCCTGATTGAACGAGCCGACGTAGTCGTAGACGATGCGGTAGTGAGGGGAGGTAAACTTGATCGGGCCGTTGCCGAGACCTTCGCACTTGTCCGCATTCCAGCACTCATAGTCCTTGGCGAAGAATTTGAGAATGCGACTGTCGCCTCCGCCGACCTCCAGAATGCGGGAGCCTGAGGCGATGTTTTGTTTGATGAAGCAATACACCAAGTAGTCCTGATAAACCTTCAGGTCGCAGATCTCGGGGTTTGGGTCACCGACGTTGTAGGATTGAAAGGGGAGCCCGCGGAAGAGTTCAAAGTGGGAGAGTTTGGAATAAGAGAACTCGGCGATATTGGCGGGAGTGGGGGATGCGGGCATGGTGTGTGACTAGTTGATTGATGCTGATGAGGTGGCTTGAAGGGCGAGTTCGCGAGTGGCGGCGAGGAGCTGGCGGCGTTTTTCCTTAATCTCGGTTTCGAGCTGACGGATCTGGCGGTCTTTGCGGATGATTTCCGTGCGGGCGTGGCCGAGTTTTTCCCCGGGAGAGAAGACTTGCTCGACCCACCACGTGTGCGTGAGCGACTCCAGAAAGCGGAGGTAGAAAATGAGGTTGTCCACGTCTTGCGATGGTTCGAGCGGGATGGGCTCCGGGCCGATCGTGAGCGGATAGACCGGGAGGTTGGCCATCGGGCTGGCGAAGTTGGTGTGGGTCGCGTCGGGGCCGTAGCCGATGTTGGCGATGAGATTTCTGCCCGGCATGATATGCACGGAGCCGTGGCGCCAGCAGCTGAAGAAGACCTGGAAGTCCCAGGTGTCGATGCCGCCGGCTTTGAGAGCGCGGTAGATTTCGCGCCAGTAGGCGGCTTCGGTGGGGTTGGGGTGGGTTTTTTGCAGCTGGGTCCACCACTCGTCATCGGAGAGCGAGTTGAGGGTGAAGTCGTAGCTCTTCCACGTACGCCGCCAGGTCGCCCAGCCCCACATCTGAAAATACTTGGAGGCGTAGTGGGATTGTCGATGCGGGACGAGGTCGGGGAGAAAATGGGTTCCGGAGATGGTGGCGACACGAGGGTCGTCACGATAGCGTTCCAAGAGGGTGGCGCATACTTGGAAAAAATCCGGATGGGGCAGGCAGTCATCTTCCAAGATGATGCCTTCCTCGACGTGATCGAAGAACCAGGAGATGGCGCCGCTCACTGCGGGCCCGCAGCCGAGGTTGCGGTCACGGAAGAGGGTTTTTACCTCGCATGGCCAGTCGACCTTGGTGGCGATTTCGCGTGTCGCGCGGACGATCTCGGCTTCGCCGGCCTTATTGTCGCGGGCGCCGTCGGCGGCGACGAAGAGTTTCGCGGGTTTGTGCGCGCGGATGGATTCAAAAACGCGTGCCGTTTGTGCCGGGCGGTTGAAAACCAGAAAGAGGACGGGGACTCCCTTTGCGCTCATTAGAAGGGGCTAGGCAAAATCAGACGGTTCGGAGTTCGGCAAGTTATGAAACGCCGGGCGCGTGTGCAGCGACTGGTGTAGGGCGGAGCGCGCCCCACCAGCGGCGAAGCGAAGCGGCCGGATTCCACGTGGTACGCGCGGGGGCCTGTCTCCAGGCGAGCGTGAGGCCGATGGCCTGGCCGAACTCGGCGTATGGTTTGCCGGTCGAGGCGCGCCAGTAGGAGTCGTAGGCGCGCTCGCTCATGGCGTAGAGGTCTTGCTCGTTGAGGATGTCGTCGATCACCGGCCAGTCCTGGATTCGAAAGCGTTTTTGGAGGTAGTCGTGGGCCGGGCCGGTCCAGAAATAATCACGGTTCAAGACTCCGGGGCAGGCGTGGAGGTGGAGTCCGTGTGTGACGGTGCGGGCTGCGAAAAATGCGGCGATCTCTTCCATGGCCACCGGAGTGGTGACTTGATTCAACCAGCCGGCGCTGACGATGGCGTCGAACTTTTCGGGTGCGGCGGGTGCAGCGTTTTTCTCGATGCCGAGCGGGTGCATGGGAACGGCATCGAGCGCGAAGCCCGATTTAATCCAGCGGCCGATGTCGGCGGGGGAGTAGCAGACAATGCTGGACGGCAGCTGGGCCAGCCAGAGTGGTGGGTGCGGATCGAGGTAGAGGATTTTTCCGCCTGCGGGGAGAGCGCGCTTCAGGAGATAGAAGACGATCCACTGGAGAAGCTGAGTGAGTTCGATTTGATCGGAAGCAGGGACAGGCAGTCCGCTGTCGGTAAGCAATTTCCAGTGGCTCGCCCGTATGTGGGCGAATGCGCGGAGGTGGTCGTCTTGAAATGTTTCCGCTGCAGGCGGAGTCGGGTGGGTATTGCGCGGGCGGGCGGGCGTGATCCGGCCGATCCATGCGGGAGTGCCGTGGCTGGTGAAGGCGGGGCTGTCGTGGAAGGGCGCGGGCACGGGTTGTTTCGCGGCGAGGGATTGCCAGATCCATTCGCCGGCGTTTTCCATGCTGAGTTTGCCGGCGGCGGCGCGGACATTGCGGCGCATTTCCTGGCGGATGCGCGGGGTCGTGAGTGTATGGAGTTTTTTGCGCAGGTCGGATTGTTCGTAGCGTGCGGACACGCCGGTTTTTAGCGCGGTGACGAAACGGCCGGCGGCGGTTTCCGGGCTGCCGAGTACGAGTACGGGGGTGTCGGTGCGGCCATGGAGGAAGAGCAGGCGCGATGGGAGGCTGAGACGGGAGAAGGCGATGTTGTCGTCGTCTTTGTCGAGGCTGCCGGAGGGGACAATGATGAAGGGGTACGAGGCGAGGGAGGCGACGAGGTCCTCTTCGGGGAGGTGCCCGAGGCAGCGGATGTTATCGGATTCCCATGCCTCGGGGCTGTCGGGCAGCCAGGCGGCTTGCGGGCCGTTGCCGTACCAGTCGATGTGCAGGCCGGAATCGCGGAGGAGTTTGCGCAGCTGCTGAAAGCGGCTCGCGGTCCAGATGTTACCGATCATCGCGGCGCGGATGGGCTCGCCGGTGACTGGCTGCCAGTAGCACGGGGTGAGCAGTTCTTGTTTTTCCAATACAGGGGGGAGCAGGTGAACGGGCCGACCGAATTTGTGGCTGTAGGCCGCGCATAGTTCGGGGGAGATGCCCAGGCAGAGGTCGGAATTTTTCAGGAGTTCAGCGACCCAGTGATCGGCCACGTGCGGGGCGAACACGTTCTGGTCGTCCATGAGGTAAGTACACAGGGGGGCGCCTGTGAGCTTTTTAACGGCGATGGCGTGGACGAACTCGGAGCGGTAGTAAGGGACGCAGAGGATGCGACGGATGGTGCGGCCGGCGAGGAGGGTCTTGAGCCGGGCTTCTGTTTCCGTCGTGTTCATGAACCTCGATTTCAATTCGAGGTGTTCGTCGCCAAACGGCTCCTGGCCGCCGTACATGGTGGTCGAGCGCAGGCAGATGAATCCGGGGCCGGTGCCGAAGAGGCGCTGCAAAAATATACCAACACCGTGGTGGTGGTTGGTTTCGTTGGCGGTGATGAGCAGGTCGTAGGCTGCGGACATGAATCGATCAGACTTATGGGGGGAGGGACGCGCGAGGCGAGCAGTCGTGTGCCCGGTTTATTTTTGTTTGGGGGCGGGGGTCAGCCAGGTTTTGACGAGCAGTGGCCAGCGGACGAAGCGTGAGTTTAGCGAGGCCATGAGTT from Nibricoccus aquaticus includes:
- a CDS encoding GtrA family protein, with product MKDVLAPSFYAGLQFRLYRHRFLLVYIVFGVTSLWIEILLLRGLHYLGLPLLASQSCGLTISVLFAYWMNVRFNFKVPVAKRNRALLYFAGISGLSALLNYAFRTQLLDLGWSYEQARFGVSAVLFSFGYILHRRYSFADRKQVGVAIYANGVEDIRGIREKIGEFPDFIHVDLIDASFGASDTDVRSYRLETIRAYWPQRKIHVHLMTRRPTRWLSEVLPYADTVIVHHEIDEDLAQVLKTIEDAGRQPGLALTHATTLDAATPFLNRITLLMLLTIARPGQSGQSFQIEALERIEAINKWSGRAHFKICIDGGVNEKNVHLLNVEFVVSGSSVLMAENPARQIMRLQTSNNHEAV
- a CDS encoding hemolytic protein HlpA-like protein, encoding MSAKGVPVLFLVFNRPAQTARVFESIRAHKPAKLFVAADGARDNKAGEAEIVRATREIATKVDWPCEVKTLFRDRNLGCGPAVSGAISWFFDHVEEGIILEDDCLPHPDFFQVCATLLERYRDDPRVATISGTHFLPDLVPHRQSHYASKYFQMWGWATWRRTWKSYDFTLNSLSDDEWWTQLQKTHPNPTEAAYWREIYRALKAGGIDTWDFQVFFSCWRHGSVHIMPGRNLIANIGYGPDATHTNFASPMANLPVYPLTIGPEPIPLEPSQDVDNLIFYLRFLESLTHTWWVEQVFSPGEKLGHARTEIIRKDRQIRQLETEIKEKRRQLLAATRELALQATSSASIN
- a CDS encoding glycosyltransferase family 2 protein; this encodes MIESSAAMSMTPVFSVVLPCYNESETLPQLFSRFDEVLEGRNDLEVVFVNNGSKDNSSDIFAIQLAQPGRQWARLVDVTVNQGYGFGILAGLRATQGKFIGWTHADSQYDPHYVVEGFKRLIASPRPDRTILQGRRVGRNAFDAFFTAGMTLLSCLALGIRVSDVNAQPKLFPRALFDEVKNPPHDFSLDLYMLFLGRRLGYSIERMPVVFARRTFGEAKGGAGSLRLKWKLIKRTWAFIGQLRRDIRTGKL
- a CDS encoding 2'-5' RNA ligase family protein, with the translated sequence MNLPRTAIFIEPQGTLRTSLIERKKILELAMPGQAYTSHPPHSTLLFGEYGSPEIWTGKLRAAVNSLPPFRLATDAWQEFPNDLQAAGGHTVAYRVKLSPELLRLQLTIAEVVAPFRESSSLQHPLADREPFASSLKHFGFPFVGPHWIPHFTIGSPRLPANDPLLASLMNGSPIHELHVNTISIWQVMADHHNRLTELALTGTAG
- a CDS encoding class I SAM-dependent methyltransferase; protein product: MPASPTPANIAEFSYSKLSHFELFRGLPFQSYNVGDPNPEICDLKVYQDYLVYCFIKQNIASGSRILEVGGGDSRILKFFAKDYECWNADKCEGLGNGPIKFTSPHYRIVYDYVGSFNQELPDRHFDFVFSISALEHTPEDANIRVNVLKDINRILKPGRPSFHCFDAILRKNGRSWVNGLIPYLYANASPLTRFVPLAEIDANPDTYAMSKQAYEASWKPITKDSYEDFGRAFSANVYWTAP
- a CDS encoding sugar phosphate nucleotidyltransferase — its product is MAGAGQRFVDAGYTVPKPLIDVGGLPMIVHAARSLPKPDLWIFVCRAEHIAQARIDLTLQKLFQPCIVITVDHLTEGQACTCLLARDELRPDDELHIGACDNAMTWAPADYERVMRDPRSDFLVWTFRNNPAVQQDPRMYGWVKTGEDGQITGVSVKVPLSDTPMKDHAVIGAFSFRRAGLFLDACDDMIRANSRIKNEFYVDNAINFALSRGAHGLPFEVDRYICWGTPRDLDTYNYWRGYFLSHS
- a CDS encoding histidine phosphatase family protein, translated to MRLSNRITLTDSSKQTFASALALSLGEIPGIRSVTFTGSFVEKPGLTGISDIDVIVIVDALTEEIFSACRKATTAISPALLGLPSHQLRINDTFGPLKFDEPGLVVVHLMIYDLQGHREHVLKSPFTCLDWERSTHVLGSSLRDIYPVLALFPRHFLDARRSLNNYLDDLAAGSISFRRYEFSSSGCCEQAERLNLDPRHQGEYAYHIVNNLVANYAKLVAGRNHKLSQQEFFAFWRDYLPACIPFIEWFSKIAAIKQERECSFPVDTISHTREFITAFADHLNDTWQRRATRHLFLRHGKTALNDGSFLGQRRDPGILTLPPPLAARPSRIFSSPAIRCQTTAAALAPAVFIEVDPRLHEIDYGSAEGLSIAKLRTERPELFAAWSRHEDPRFPGGENTSDVHERLQSFIAGLDERPSLVVSHNVVLRCLLGAGLNIPRHQWHLIPVDHLETVALLRLDGRSYLDLTPEQVARITDALVAHRI
- a CDS encoding class I SAM-dependent methyltransferase, whose product is MIDKLLLRKPYFPDPNANRMNHVGDVVRARENYLKYRPSNLTYLLRKRFEWMNDFIRPGESGIEVGCGTGLSKLFIVAPDFILTDYADHPWVEVKVDALNMPYADASLDYIVSSNMIHHLATPAQFFKECQRVLKPGGRIIIQEINTSLAMRAILRAMRHEGYSFEPDVFSFDVICNDPRDLWSANCAIPRILFDDQARFEREQTAFKITHKKFTEFMLFPLSGGVIAKTKTINLPKVFLGLVNALDGLLCAIAPQHFALQRQIVLEKR